One part of the Eriocheir sinensis breed Jianghai 21 chromosome 6, ASM2467909v1, whole genome shotgun sequence genome encodes these proteins:
- the LOC126987373 gene encoding uncharacterized protein LOC126987373, which translates to MLAHHGIQTNSVVFPMWYWCAGYPFTGSLVTYTPRSFSASVVDSGVFPMWYWCAGYPFTGSLVTYTPRSFSASVVDSGVFPMWYWCAGYPFTGSLVTYTPRSFSASVVDSGVFPMWYWCAGYPFTGSLVTYTPRSFSASVVDSGVFPMWYWCAGYPFTGSLVTYTPRTFSASVVDSGVFPMWYWCAGYPFTGSLVTYTPRSFSASVVDSGVFPMWYWCAGYPFTGSLVTYTPRSFFASVVDSGVFPMWYWCAGYPLPRCRTLHFSSLNCSSHFLFHSCSLVRSSCRKSTVQGLNSFKRRVSKHLFTQN; encoded by the exons ATGCTTGCTCATCATGGCATACAAACTAATAGTgtagtgtttcctatgtggtattggtgtgctggatatcccttcactggtagcctggtaacatacactcccaggtctttctctgcctctgtggtggatagtggagtgtttcccatgtggtattggtgtgctggatatcccttcactggtagcctggtaacatacactcccaggtctttctctgcctctgtggtggatagtggagtgtttcccatgtggtattggtgtgctggatatcccttcactggtagcctggtaacatacactcccaggtctttctctgcctctgtggtggatagtggagtgtttcccatgtggtattggtgtgctggatatcccttcactggtagcctggtaacatacactcccag gtctttctctgcctctgtggtggatagtggagtgtttcccatgtggtattggtgtgctggatatcccttcactggtagcctggtaacatacactcccaggactttctctgcctctgtggtggatagtggagtgtttcccatgtggtattggtgtgctggatatcccttcactggtagcctggtaacatacactcccaggtctttctctgcctctgtggtggatagtggagtgtttcccatgtggtattggtgtgctggatatcccttcactggtagcctggtaacatatactcccaggtctttctttgcctctgtggtggatagtggagtgtttcccatgtggtattggtgtgctggatatcccctcccaaggtgcaggactttacatttttcttcattgaattgtagcagccactttttgttccattcctgtagcttggtgaggtcttcttgtaggaaatccacagtccaGGGGttaaactcattcaagaggagagtatcaaaacaTCTCttcacccaaaattga